The following proteins are co-located in the Herpetosiphon gulosus genome:
- a CDS encoding prenyltransferase/squalene oxidase repeat-containing protein, with protein sequence MRIPEAIQWIEQSGNVLAQAKITHMLEATPADDELLDQLAALQNDDGGFPLNGVAGRPSTLNDSCNIIRHFVELEASDHPAVATASRFILDAQSPRGWWREGNNLAIYSPPLWMDSESDAALIYTTAVCSASLALLDNPEVNVAADKANTWLLGQIANNGLLPGFRVEATGWAMLAAVLLGHRESRPVKRMLGGLGDLLSTDWDAPSLAVMLNAAGIARIPRMTRAVTQAINLLRNLQQPSGAWLNEDGLPDPLLTAWIVRIVRRFGLR encoded by the coding sequence ATGCGTATTCCAGAAGCAATTCAATGGATTGAACAATCGGGCAATGTTTTAGCCCAAGCCAAAATAACCCACATGCTTGAGGCAACTCCAGCAGATGACGAACTACTTGATCAATTAGCTGCCCTGCAAAACGACGATGGTGGTTTTCCACTGAATGGCGTGGCTGGCCGCCCGAGCACCCTCAACGATAGCTGCAACATTATTCGCCATTTTGTCGAACTTGAAGCCAGCGATCATCCGGCGGTAGCTACGGCGAGCCGCTTTATTCTCGATGCTCAATCGCCGCGTGGTTGGTGGCGCGAAGGCAACAATTTGGCGATCTATAGCCCGCCATTGTGGATGGATAGCGAGTCGGATGCAGCACTGATCTATACGACCGCTGTTTGTTCGGCCAGCCTAGCGCTGTTGGATAACCCCGAAGTCAACGTGGCAGCAGATAAAGCCAACACTTGGTTGCTCGGTCAAATTGCCAATAACGGCTTGTTGCCAGGCTTTCGAGTTGAAGCAACTGGTTGGGCGATGTTAGCAGCGGTTTTGTTGGGTCACCGCGAAAGTCGGCCAGTCAAGCGCATGTTGGGCGGTCTAGGCGATTTGCTTTCGACCGATTGGGATGCCCCAAGCCTCGCAGTGATGTTGAATGCTGCGGGAATTGCCCGTATTCCCCGCATGACCCGAGCCGTTACCCAGGCGATTAACTTACTGCGCAATTTGCAACAACCAAGTGGTGCTTGGCTCAACGAAGATGGCCTGCCTGATCCCTTGCTAACAGCATGGATTGTACGGATTGTCCGGCGCTTCGGCTTACGCTAA
- a CDS encoding sigma-70 family RNA polymerase sigma factor: MAEPTTEILYRAQRNDPEAMGALIVSQQHYIYNIAMSVMRQPEDAADLTQDACIKLLRVIGQYNGESRFTTWLYRLVINLGRDELRKRGRRAPEMPPMTDDDGETVDPLSSIADDNRWADPQEVATNHELRAEVTQALDKLEDHYRLALTLYYFDDLRYNDIAEILEVPLNTVKSYIRRGKERLALLLGANQSEAILPAKREPVADERPNRGRFAFALGLR; this comes from the coding sequence GTGGCCGAACCAACTACAGAAATTTTATATCGCGCTCAACGCAATGACCCCGAAGCAATGGGAGCATTGATTGTTAGCCAACAACATTATATTTACAACATCGCCATGAGCGTGATGCGCCAGCCCGAAGATGCCGCTGACCTAACCCAAGATGCTTGTATCAAGCTGTTGCGGGTGATTGGCCAGTATAATGGCGAAAGTCGGTTTACCACTTGGCTCTATCGTTTGGTGATCAACCTTGGGCGTGATGAGCTGCGTAAGCGTGGCCGCCGTGCTCCAGAGATGCCACCAATGACCGATGACGATGGTGAAACCGTCGATCCATTATCGAGCATTGCCGACGATAATCGTTGGGCCGACCCTCAAGAAGTGGCAACCAACCACGAGTTGCGGGCCGAAGTAACCCAAGCCTTGGATAAACTTGAAGATCATTATCGTTTAGCATTAACTCTCTACTATTTTGATGATTTGCGGTACAATGATATTGCTGAAATTTTGGAAGTACCGCTGAATACGGTCAAAAGCTATATTCGCCGTGGTAAAGAGCGGCTTGCCTTGCTCTTAGGTGCTAATCAATCGGAAGCAATTTTGCCTGCCAAACGTGAACCTGTTGCCGATGAACGGCCAAACCGCGGTCGCTTTGCCTTTGCCCTAGGATTGCGCTGA
- a CDS encoding ComF family protein, with amino-acid sequence MINRLWNSLLDLVYPPRCYSCGKAGTQFCPTCLAECIPLTPPQRPQPLAADSPLERALGIYPFQGSLRAAIHAFKYQNAHPLAQILAPLLFDFCAWQNVVLMPVPLHGVRKRERGYNQAELLARNLAKAWQLPLSTDLQRVRATEHQVGQQAQARANNVAGAFEWRGQQPAPSHVLLIDDVLTTGSTFEACASALIAAGSTAVEGLALAKAIIKPASPLDSPE; translated from the coding sequence ATGATCAACCGTTTATGGAATAGCTTGCTTGATCTCGTTTACCCGCCACGCTGCTATAGCTGTGGCAAGGCTGGCACGCAATTTTGCCCCACTTGCCTCGCCGAATGTATTCCGCTGACTCCACCCCAACGCCCTCAGCCCTTGGCCGCCGATTCACCGCTTGAACGCGCTTTGGGCATTTATCCATTTCAAGGCAGCTTACGTGCGGCAATCCACGCCTTTAAATATCAAAATGCCCATCCCTTAGCCCAAATTTTGGCTCCATTATTGTTTGATTTTTGTGCCTGGCAGAATGTTGTGCTGATGCCTGTGCCACTGCATGGGGTGCGCAAACGTGAGCGGGGTTATAATCAAGCTGAATTATTGGCGCGTAATTTGGCCAAAGCTTGGCAATTGCCACTGAGCACCGATTTGCAACGGGTGCGTGCTACCGAGCATCAAGTTGGGCAGCAAGCTCAAGCTCGTGCCAACAATGTCGCCGGAGCCTTTGAATGGCGGGGTCAACAGCCAGCTCCAAGCCACGTATTGCTGATTGACGATGTGCTAACCACTGGCTCGACCTTTGAGGCCTGTGCTAGTGCATTAATTGCTGCTGGCAGTACCGCAGTCGAAGGTCTAGCCCTCGCCAAAGCGATTATCAAGCCTGCGTCACCGCTTGATTCGCCTGAATAA
- a CDS encoding DUF5946 family protein: protein MPTTETCAECGAPPIEGFNCWEQLGALIAWEYNDPALHAQHFLVVASYNLQHPAQFTEMALEQLWMAFNDYLNHGVSAAELRQRAAKTYAGATRVLRPEAERRPQLRCWAMTIADVYLPEQPAGAVERLWGWARVIQANQAVTQA from the coding sequence ATGCCAACTACTGAAACTTGTGCTGAATGTGGTGCTCCACCGATTGAAGGTTTCAATTGTTGGGAGCAATTAGGGGCGTTAATCGCTTGGGAATATAACGACCCAGCTTTGCATGCCCAGCATTTTTTGGTTGTCGCCAGCTACAATTTGCAACACCCAGCCCAATTTACTGAAATGGCGCTTGAACAACTGTGGATGGCATTTAACGATTATCTTAATCATGGGGTAAGTGCTGCCGAATTACGGCAACGGGCCGCCAAAACCTATGCAGGGGCAACGCGAGTGCTACGGCCCGAGGCTGAACGCCGACCACAATTGCGCTGTTGGGCCATGACCATTGCTGATGTCTATCTGCCTGAGCAACCAGCGGGAGCAGTTGAACGCTTATGGGGTTGGGCCAGAGTTATTCAGGCGAATCAAGCGGTGACGCAGGCTTGA
- a CDS encoding GNAT family N-acetyltransferase, translating to MSQPTVQTWIGSYQGIPIGYCELVQEADGSAQIGYFGLLPQWYGQGLGGLLLTKVIQQAWQLTSSRVWLHTCTLDGPTALANYQARGFKVYDQKTELVELPSQALAL from the coding sequence TTGAGCCAGCCTACGGTTCAAACATGGATCGGCAGCTATCAAGGCATTCCGATTGGCTATTGTGAGTTGGTGCAAGAGGCCGATGGCTCAGCCCAAATTGGCTATTTTGGGTTGTTGCCGCAATGGTATGGCCAAGGCTTGGGCGGGCTTTTGCTCACTAAGGTCATTCAACAAGCATGGCAATTAACTAGCTCGCGGGTTTGGCTACATACTTGCACGCTCGATGGGCCAACTGCCTTAGCCAACTACCAAGCCCGTGGTTTCAAGGTCTATGATCAAAAAACTGAGCTAGTTGAGTTGCCAAGCCAAGCACTTGCACTATGA